The following proteins come from a genomic window of Sorghum bicolor cultivar BTx623 chromosome 3, Sorghum_bicolor_NCBIv3, whole genome shotgun sequence:
- the LOC8079043 gene encoding uncharacterized protein LOC8079043, with protein sequence MHPMTTSCEFAAVLALRSNRSRPSSPPPPLLPASVANKKPAASSSTSTRRWRCASSRRDDDADEFSCNGTGGGGGGGRMVDEGMVVLRRRIHEMEAPERGWEPPQEWAAWEKEWYATYDADVCHLLGVLQAFLVSSRPGVGVGLVAVLALAVPASAFVLVSLLLDASRAIVSSLHQ encoded by the coding sequence ATGCACCCCATGACGACGAGCTGCGAGTTCGCCGCCGTCCTGGCGCTCCGGTCGAACCGCAGCCGACCAtcatctccgccgccgccgctgctgccggCTTCCGTGGCCAATAAGAAACCCgctgcctcctcctccacctccacgCGACGATGGCGCTGCGCGTCGTCCCGCCGCGACGACGACGCGGATGAGTTCAGCTGCAacggcaccggcggcggcggcggcggggggcgGATGGTGGACGAGGGGATGGTGGTCCTGCGGCGACGGATCCACGAGATGGAGGCCCCGGAGCGCGGGTGGGAGCCTCCCCAGGAGTGGGCGGCGTGGGAGAAGGAGTGGTACGCCACCTACGACGCCGACGTCTGCCACCTCCTCGGCGTCCTCCAGGCGTTCCTCGTCAGCTCCCGgcccggcgtcggcgtcgggctCGTCGCCGTGCTCGCGCTCGCGGTGCCGGCCTCCGCCTTTGTCCTCGTCTCACTCCTCCTCGACGCTTCGCGGGCGATCGTCTCCAGTCTGCACCAGTGA